A genomic segment from Syngnathus scovelli strain Florida chromosome 3, RoL_Ssco_1.2, whole genome shotgun sequence encodes:
- the LOC137840143 gene encoding uncharacterized protein, which produces MFVMIEAYQNLYAKLYIWNVSVKSQTENCNFIIPDVSEITGSDLVDSTSPIEKEPSVSEMTSVQQLSLPLDISDATDDDGDDDEDKDEQNDKDYIEEEENDDDDDDDDEEEEEDEEAEKGGIYKEPPSKIPRKQVSLELDLSDKKEQLEEVSYTSLKPLKAVDYNGNGSDNLRGIHVKMSSNTAHHRIYDKRNYCLYCEKPYAKIARHLMQKHCDKPDIAKALMHKKGSSQRNCLLTKVRNQGNYQHNCEVLASGNGQIVPRRQARNLSTAADYLPCKFCFAMYVKSDIWRHIKICKLRVKEDGPVRRKVQAACSMLLPINTSISIGLKRVLGDMTYDHVTQVVKSDTLIISLGERMFLKNGESSRYRADMRNKMRELARLVLEAREIDKDIVFLKDLIHPGKFNTVLKAVKSMNGFNDLTNRYAVPSTPVKLRYSLVTVAQILQGEALRQQDHGLKERADQFLRLIELEWSTLVSSNALKTLYLKKWNNPQTLPLSEDIKKLRDHLRCLEEANKKALIDHPSTKSWSELSQISLTQLIIFNRRCEGKVSRMELKSYLDRNKKSMQDDILNSLSPLEKKLCNNLTMVEIEGKRGRKVPVLFPPNVKESVDLLLKTREEVGIPPNNPYIFARTHFGSEGNIRGCDTLKRFAEACGAERPENITSTKLRKHVAPVSQLLNLESHELDQPATFMGHDIEVHREYCRLPEETLQTAKVSRLLYAMESGVGQFKGQTLEGLMPNINSEEEPNDSERKDIPSERPTLKSQEKNSEEGKETVATSREAVGGQPSKQKVKSRIPWSETEKNIIQCHLKQFLTEMRVPRKEDCEKCLNENPSLKDNGRDWKAIKFFVHNKIASLRRNV; this is translated from the exons ATGTTTGTCATGATAGAGGCTTATCAAAATCTTTATGCTAAGCTGTACATCTGGAATGTATCC GTCAAATCTCAAACTGAAAATTGTAATTTCATAATCCCAGATGTGTCGGAAATTACTGGCAGTGACCTGGTGGATTCAACTTCTCCCATTGAAAAGGAACCATCTGTGTCTGAAATG ACCAGTGTGCAACAGCTTTCCCTTCCCTTGGATATCTCTGATGCtactgatgatgatggtgatgatgatgaggataaaGATGAACAAAATGATAAGGACTATATTGAAGAAGAAGagaacgatgatgatgatgatgatgatgatgaagaggaggaggaagatgaagaagcaGAAAAGGGAGGGATCTACAAAGAGCCACCTTCCAAAATCCCAAGGAAACAGGTTTCCCTTGAGCTGGACTTGTCAGATAAGAAAGAACAGCTTGAAGAAGTGTCATACACTTCGTTAAAACCCCTAAAGGCAGTAGATTATAATGGTAATGGTAGCGACAATCTACGAGGTATTCATGTTAAAATGTCCTCAAACACTGCCCATCATCGTATCTATGATAAGAGGAATTACTGCCTTTATTGCGAGAAACCTTATGCAAAAATTGCAAGGCATCTGATGCAGAAACATTGCGATAAACCTGACATAGCTAAGGCACTTATGCATAAGAAAGGCTCAAGCCAGCGTAATTGTTTGTTGACCAAAGTGAGGAATCAAGGAAACTACCAACATAACTGTGAAGTACTAGCATCTGGAAATGGACAAATCGTGCCAAGAAGGCAAGCAAGAAATCTCTCAACAGCTGCAGACTATTTGCCATGCAAGTTTTGCTTTGCTATGTATGTCAAATCTGACATCTGGCGACatatcaaaatttgcaaattgcgAGTGAAAGAAGATGGACCAGTGAGGAGAAAAGTTCAAGCTGCTTGCTCCATGTTGTTGCCCATTAACACCTCCATTTCCATCGGACTGAAACGCGTTCTTGGAGACATGACATATGATCATGTTACTCAAGTGGTGAAAAGTGACACGCTGATAATCTCACTGGGAGAGAGGATGTTTCTAAAAAATGGTGAGTCTAGCCGATATCGGGCAGACATGCGCAATAAGATGAGGGAACTTGCCAGACTTGTCCTAGAGGCAAGGGAAATCGACAAAGACATTGTCTTTCTGAAGGATTTAATCCACCCAGGGAAGTTCAACACTGTACTCAAGGCTGTGAAAAGTATGAATGGGTTCAATGACTTGACAAACAGATATGCCGTTCCTTCAACACCGGTGAAACTGCGCTATTCCCTTGTTACGGTGGCACAGATTTTGCAAGGAGAGGCTCTGCGTCAACAGGACCACGGCTTAAAGGAAAGAGCAGATCAATTCCTGCGATTAATCGAACTGGAGTGGTCAACGCTTGTGTCatccaatgctctgaaaacACTTTATCTGAAGAAATGGAACAACCCCCAAACACTGCCCTTATCCGAGGACATCAAAAAGCTTCGTGATCATCTGAGATGCCTTGAAGAAGCTAACAAAAAAGCACTCATCGACCATCCATCGACAAAGTCATGGAGTGAGCTGTCTCAAATAAGTCTGACACAGCTTATAATATTCAATCGGCGTTGTGAAGGAAAAGTGTCGCGGATGGAGTTGAAATCATACCTGGACAGAAACAAGAAAAGCATGCAGGATGACATTCTGAACAGTCTATCCCCTTTGGAGAAGAAACTGTGCAATAATCTCACCATGGTAGAGATAGAGGGGAAAAGAGGCCGCAAAGTTCCAGTGTTGTTCCCTCCTAATGTCAAGGAATCTGTGGATCTTCTCCTCAAAACAAGGGAAGAGGTTGGGATTCCCCCAAACAACCCCTACATCTTTGCCCGAACCCATTTTGGTTCTGAGGGGAATATTCGTGGATGTGATACTCTAAAAAGATTTGCAGAGGCCTGTGGAGCAGAACGGCCAGAAAATATAACGTCCACAAAATTGCGAAAACATGTGGCTCCTGTTTCACAGCTGCTAAATCTAGAAAGCCATGAGCTTGATCAGCCGGCAACTTTCATGGGCCATGATATTGAAGTCCATAGGGAATACTGCAGACTGCCTGAAGAGACCTTGCAAACAGCAAAAGTCAGTAGACTCCTCTATGCCATGGAAAGTGGAGTGGGGCAATTCAAAGGACAGACCTTGGAGGGCTTAATGCCAAACATAAACT CTGAAGAGGAGCCCAATGACTCTGAGAGGAAGGACATTCCATCTGAGAGGCCCACCCTCAAAAGTCAAGAAA AAAACTCAGAGGAAGGTAAAGAAACAGTTGCTACTTCAAGAGAGGCAGTTGGGGGACAGCCATCTAAACAAAAGG tgaAATCCAGAATACCCTGGTcagagacagaaaaaaacattatccaatgtcatttgaagcagttcctgacagAAATGAGGGTTCCTCGAAAGGAGGACTgtgaaaaatgtttaaatgaaaaTCCATCACTCAAAGATAATGGACGAGACTGGAAAGCCATAAAATTCTTTgtacacaacaaaattgcatccttaaggagaaatgtgtaa
- the tcima gene encoding transcriptional and immune response regulator a — protein sequence MSTYVSSDCRRVSPSVHGNKFATAHRKKAVANIFDNVSQDALTRLFQKTGDMKAEERVRSIFSYSHDPEETARALMALKQRKKDKFLQIAGLLRQMLKLR from the coding sequence ATGTCCACGTACGTGTCTTCAGACTGCCGCCGTGTCAGTCCTTCTGTCCACGGCAACAAGTTTGCCACGGCTCACCGCAAGAAAGCAGTGGCCAACATTTTCGACAACGTGAGCCAGGACGCCCTGACCAGACTCTTCCAGAAGACGGGCGACATGAAAGCAGAGGAGCGGGTGAGGAGCATCTTCTCCTACTCACACGATCCGGAGGAGACGGCCCGGGCGCTGATGGCTCTGAAGCAGCGGAAAAAGGACAAGTTCCTCCAGATCGCGGGTTTGCTCCGGCAAATGCTCAAACTCCGCTGA